A window from Eretmochelys imbricata isolate rEreImb1 chromosome 23, rEreImb1.hap1, whole genome shotgun sequence encodes these proteins:
- the FAM83E gene encoding LOW QUALITY PROTEIN: protein FAM83E (The sequence of the model RefSeq protein was modified relative to this genomic sequence to represent the inferred CDS: deleted 1 base in 1 codon), translating into MAASQLDCLEDTPTGNPVNESSPEFFYSEGQRLAVEALLAGGQLAYAQRLAQDRLRPFLSDDELRHLAEGARDIPEPAGEQDGDADELSLSYWPGCSDEPIPELELGWPLDGNWKGTTCVEVYTHPPGDGAPKVKELVRRKIQQAAKVVAVVMDVFTDPDILLDLHEAGMQRGVPVYLILGEQHLAAFLSMAEGACLNVYYMENLRVRVIAGCTFWSRKRKQVTGTLKEKFLLIDGDTVITGSYSFTWSDARLSRQLVTLLTGEIAGAFDREFRTLYAASRPLAPARAPPLGPPAPPRDGRPNGQPAPYRSELGGLQLSKGAHRVAERRSVAPQPVAKSRAGEWELVRATRAMAGDEHPALPRRLGPEGHSALSDVDQGGQPGRLAGAVGQRPSKSLWDLSRLSQLSGSSDGLEPGDEAKGKHKWGLQDTPARALMRRRGAPPAGEEPRPAPLFLSPAYMPPPQGFRALGRLQGQLYHGASALPRVWGAPHGYSRERRY; encoded by the exons ATGGCGGCCTCCCAGCTGGACTGCCTGGAGGACACCCCCACAGGGAACCCAGTGAATGAATCCAGCCCCGAATTCTTCTACTCGGAGGGGCAGCGGTTGGCTGTGGAGGCCCTGCTGGCCGGAGGGCAGTTGGCCTACGCGCAGCGCCTGGCGCAGGACCGGCTGCGCCCCTTCCTGTCCGATGACGAGCTCCGGCACCTGGCCGAGGGGGCCCGGGACATCCCCGAGCCGGCAGGGGAGCAGGACGGGGACGCTGACGAGCTCAGCCTCAGCTACTGGCCCGGCTGCTCGGACGAGCCCATCCCTGAACTGGAGCTGGGCTGGCCCCTGGATGGGAACTGGAAGGGCACAACCTGTGTGGAGGTCTACACCCACCCGCCGGGGGACGGGGCCCCCAAGGTCAAGGAGCTGGTGCGCAGGAAAATTCAGCAGGCTGCCAAG GTGGTTGCCGTAGTGATGGACGTCTTCACGGACCCCGATATCCTGCTGGATCTGCACGAGGCCGGCATGCAGCGCGGGGTCCCCGTGTACCTGATCCTGGGGGAGCAGCACCTGGCCGCCTTCCTCAGCATGGCCGAGGGGGCCTGCCTCAATGTGTACTATATGGAG AACCTGCGGGTCCGGGTCATTGCGGGCTGCACCTTCTGGAGCCGAAAGCGCAAACAGGTCACTGGGACCCTGAAGGAGAAATTCCTGCTGATTGACGGGGACACAGTGATAACAGGGAGCTACag CTTCACGTGGAGCGACGCCCGGCTGAGCCGCCAGCTGGTGACGCTGCTGACGGGCGAGATCGCCGGGGCCTTCGACCGCGAGTTCCGGACCCTCTACGCCGCCTCCCGCCCGCTGGCACCTGCCCGGGCC CCCCCGCTcggccccccggccccgccccgggACGGCCGCCCCAACGGGCAGCCTGCCCCCTACCGCAGCGAGCTGGGCGGGCTGCAGCTCTCCAAGGGCGCCCACCGGGTGGCTGAGCGCCGCTCCGTGGCCCCCCAGCCTGTGGCCAAGAGCcgggctggggagtgggagctggtGCGGGCCACCCGGGCCATGGCCGGTGACGAGCACCCGGCCCTGCCCCGGCGCCTGGGCCCCGAGGGCCACAGCGCCCTGAGCGACGTGGACCAGGGTGGCCAGCCGGGCCGGCTGGCAGGCGCCGTGGGGCAGAGACCCAGCAAGTCCCTCTGGGACCTGAGCCGCCTCTCCCAGCTCTCCGGTTCCAGCGACGGCCTCGAGCCGGGGGACGAGGCGAAG gGCAAGCACAAGTGGGGCCTGCAGGACACGCCAGCCCGGGCGCTGATGAGGCGGAGGGGCGCCCCCCCGGCCGGTGAggagccccgccctgcccccctctttCTGTCGCCCGCCTACATGCCCCCGCCGCAGGGCTTCCGGGCCTTGGGCCGGCTGCAGGGGCAGCTCTACCATGGGGCCTCGGCCCTGCCCCGGGTCTGGGGGGCCCCCCACGGCTACAGCAGGGAGCGTCGCTATTGA
- the LOC144279330 gene encoding uncharacterized protein LOC144279330, translated as MAAVAGGWLDPGSQLTLKGAVLGLLLSHPGGIPLRDLGRLFHQHHGRRLDLPRHGYRSLRHLLGDLKELVVLDEEGKEPWVRCRHAACDLLPEAKPPKRRRHHPRIHKEAPPERQHPRAPKAAPRPWNSCHHLAAPPDHPPAGSAPGHQASTWLPRAVSLSHFPSSRLPVAAPRQPPLLIFTNQSRGLAAYQGAALNSPAQAPSRLPRPTRPASPQLDPPMAERAELEQNVARVLRGHPGGISLFRFRQAYGAAYSHPFPLDSTASVKEQLAAMPGVVRVEGWGVQTMLFPVRPQELPSEETGLAPSLPEAVAALASPDVVPAAPAVVCPSPSISASSPEATLAPAGPEQPPVPCSPPPGHRVALGASVEIPVSPAASAAPWSLGMGWEHGAMGPITEEDVMEGVTIATPAAGSVPSELGAELPLPLDLASSVSLSPTGSPWGPTPALSLDDVAATDAVLYGLNPAPSSASCPSPEPSCSPTLPGPMSGGHPLMAVVSPEPAWSPIQDIPGTVDSARERPPFRPLPLGEPSLASPYKHREDRGAPWAAIKPESHLPPLRPPSMGSKRKPLKRKPDLCVLL; from the exons ATGGCAG CTGTTGCTGGGGGGTGGCTGGATCCTGGCTCGCAGCTGACCCTCAAAGGGGCTGTGCTGGGGCTGCTGTTGAGCCACCCGGGGGGCATCCCCCTGCGGGATTTGGGGAGGCTCTTCCACCAGCACCATGGCCGGCGCCTGGATCTGCCCCGGCACGGCTACCGCTCGCTGCGccatctgctgggtgacctgaaGGAGCTGGTGGTCCTGGACGAGGAGGGCAAGGAACCGTGGGTCAGGTGCCGGCACGCAGCCTGCGACCTGCTGCCAGAGGCCAAGCCCCCCAAGAGACGCCGCCATCACCCCCGGATCCACAAGGAGGCGCCACCCGAACGGCAGCACCCAAGGGCTCCTAAAGCAG ctcccaggcctTGGAACTCCTGCCACCACCTGGCTGCACCCCCGGACCATCCGCCGGCCGGATCGGCCCCCGGCCACCAGGCCAGCACCTGGCTGCCCCGAGCTGTCTCGCTGAGCCACTTCCCCAGCTCCCGCCTTCCTGTGGCCGCCCCCCGGCAGCCGCCCCTGCTAATCTTCACCAACCAGTCACGGGGTCTGGCAGCGTACCAGGGAGCAGCCCTGAATAGCCCCGCGCAGGCCCCCAGCcggctgccccgccccacccgcccagccagcccccagctgGACCCTCCCATGGCCGAGCGGGCTGAGCTGGAGCAGAATGTGGCACGGGTCCTGCGGGGCCACCCCGGGGGCATCTCCCTCTTCCGCTTCCGCCAGGCCTACGGTGCCGCCTacagccaccccttccccctggaCAGCACGGCCTCGGTGAAGGAGCAGCTGGCGGCCATGCCGGGGGTTGTCagggtggagggctggggggtgcagacGATGCTCTTCCCGGTCCGCCCCCAGGAGCTCCCCAGTGAGGAGACTG GTCTCgccccatctctgccagaggccgTCGCCGCTCTTGCCAGCCCCGATGTGGTGCCAGCTGCCCCAGCTGTGGTCTGTCCATCGCCTTCCATCTCTGCCAGCTCCCCAGAGGCCACCCTGGCTCCTGCAGGCCCAGAGCAGCCCCCTGTTCCTTGCAGCCCTCCCCCAGGGCACAGAGTGGCACTGGGGGCCTCAGTTGAGATCCCTGTATCCCCCGCTGCCTCAGCAGCCCCCTGGtcactggggatgggatgggagcaTGGAGCCATGGGGCCCATCACTGAGGAGGATGTCATGGAGGGCGTCACCATTGCTACACCAGCTGCTGGTTCTGTGCCATCTGAACTGGGGGCCGAGCTCCCCCTGCCATTGGATCTGGCATCTTCGgtatccctctcccccacaggttCCCCCTGGGGTCCCACCCCAGCGCTGAGCCTGGACGATGTGGCTGCCACGGATGCCGTCCTCTACGGCCTtaaccctgcccccagctctgcaagctgtcccagcccagagccgtcCTGTTCCCCAACTTTGCCAGGACCCATGTCTGGCGGCCATCCTCTGATGGCTGTGgtctcccctgagccagcctggtccCCCATCCAAGACATCCCTGGCACCGTGGATTCTGCCAGGGAAAGACCACCCTTCAGGCCCCTGCCTCTGGGTGAGCCCAGCTTGGCATCCCCCTACAAACATCGGGAGGACAGGGGGGCACCATGGGCAGCCATCAAGCCAGAGTCCCATCTGCCCCCGCTCCGCCCCCCATCTATGGGGAGTAAGAGGAAGCCACTCAAGCGCAAACCTGACCTCTGTGTCCTTCTGTGA
- the LOC144279065 gene encoding sperm acrosome membrane-associated protein 4-like yields MLLLLALSLLLALPGASPKECFFCEVTSSRYCPSTRMSCAPDEDCFVGHGAALGVSLIQTKGCTRAIRCGKEHPVTHMGVTYSLVTQCCKGSLCNGAVAPPRGPGLGLQLVLGTAVLLGAL; encoded by the coding sequence ATGCTCCTCCTGCTggctctgtctctcctgttggcGCTGCCCGGCGCCAGCCCCAAGGAGTGCTTCTTCTGCGAGGTGACCTCCTCCCGCTACTGCCCCAGCACCCGGATGAGCTGCGCCCCGGACGAGGACTGCTTCGTGGGGCATGGTGCCGCCCTGGGGGTCTCCCTCATCCAGACCAAGGGCTGCACCCGGGCCATCCGCTGCGGCAAGGAGCACCCCGTCACCCACATGGGAGTGACCTACAGCCTGGTCACCCAGTGCTGCAAGGGCAGCCTGTGTAACGGGGCCGTCGCCCCCCCCCGAGGGCCCGGCCTGGGCCTGCAGCTGGTGCTGGGCACGGCCGTCCTGCTGGGGGCGCTGTGA